One Candidatus Vicinibacter affinis DNA window includes the following coding sequences:
- a CDS encoding DUF418 domain-containing protein, with product MNNRIIGIDVARAISIIGMIIVNFKLVLGGQGTKWMENFAGFFDGKASATFVTLAGVGIALMTNSTLKNGDFDKLKKSKIQILKRSFFLFILGLSYFLIWPADILHYYAIYMSILLLFLNTSNKTLLIMTGFLILLFPILLSFLNYETAWNFETLAYKDFWTPIGFIRNLFFNGFHPVIPWLAFIFLGLWFGRQDLMNERFLKKAFLFSLILFLTMHIISFSSIEILSEGQQQSKEIFTQILGLEPMPPLPIYMLTGCSFALMIISSCILLSSKYEASFLVQSLHKTGQLALTFYLAHVIIGMGIIEEINPSKMGKYPIDFTLPYALFFGILCVVFAVIWTKYQKSGPLEWVMRKLTD from the coding sequence ATGAATAATAGAATAATAGGAATAGATGTAGCAAGAGCCATTTCAATAATCGGAATGATAATCGTTAATTTTAAATTGGTTCTCGGTGGACAGGGTACAAAATGGATGGAGAATTTTGCTGGCTTTTTTGACGGTAAAGCATCTGCGACATTCGTCACCTTGGCGGGTGTTGGAATTGCACTAATGACAAATTCTACCCTTAAAAATGGTGATTTTGATAAATTAAAAAAAAGTAAAATTCAAATTCTAAAGAGAAGTTTCTTTTTATTCATTTTAGGACTTTCATACTTTCTTATTTGGCCAGCGGATATCTTGCACTATTATGCAATTTATATGTCAATTCTATTACTTTTTTTAAATACTTCAAACAAAACACTATTAATAATGACAGGGTTTCTGATTTTACTTTTTCCAATTTTGCTATCCTTTTTAAATTATGAAACAGCGTGGAATTTTGAAACCTTAGCATACAAAGACTTTTGGACACCAATTGGTTTTATTAGAAATCTGTTTTTTAATGGATTTCACCCAGTAATTCCTTGGTTAGCTTTTATATTCCTCGGACTATGGTTTGGACGGCAAGATTTGATGAATGAAAGATTTTTAAAAAAGGCTTTTTTATTTAGCCTTATTCTGTTTTTGACAATGCACATTATTTCATTTTCAAGCATTGAAATTTTATCCGAAGGACAACAGCAATCGAAAGAAATATTTACACAAATTTTAGGTTTAGAGCCAATGCCACCTTTGCCAATTTATATGCTCACAGGATGTAGTTTTGCTTTAATGATAATTTCCTCTTGTATCCTATTGTCCAGTAAATATGAAGCAAGTTTTCTAGTTCAGTCACTTCATAAAACAGGACAATTGGCACTGACATTTTATTTGGCACACGTCATAATTGGTATGGGAATTATTGAAGAAATTAACCCGTCAAAAATGGGGAAATACCCAATTGACTTTACGTTGCCTTATGCCTTGTTTTTCGGTATTTTATGTGTTGTCTTTGCTGTTATTTGGACAAAATATCAGAAATCAGGACCATTAGAATGGGTAATGAGGAAATTAACTGACTAA
- a CDS encoding Crp/Fnr family transcriptional regulator → MSIDNIIKTYNRFEQLGDEEIFALKEILAHSKHVTLKRGQYLWQEGDTPDFEAYVNFGVLRQFVTEDNGNEKIIQFYQEEYFIHDCSGKPVEHCVQALEDCDLLTIKSNLLNWEHFMLEFPAIERVSRKVAEILMLNYKEHVNLLMKSNPEERYRYLLDTNPDLVKRISVTHLAQYLGISRETLSRIRAKISVSSIL, encoded by the coding sequence ATGAGTATAGACAACATCATAAAAACGTATAACCGCTTTGAACAACTTGGCGATGAAGAAATTTTTGCACTCAAGGAAATATTGGCTCATTCAAAGCATGTAACTTTAAAAAGAGGGCAATACCTGTGGCAAGAGGGCGACACTCCTGACTTTGAAGCGTATGTAAACTTTGGCGTTTTACGGCAATTTGTTACTGAAGATAATGGCAACGAAAAAATAATTCAGTTTTATCAGGAGGAATATTTTATTCACGACTGTTCAGGTAAGCCGGTTGAACATTGTGTTCAGGCATTGGAAGATTGCGATTTGCTTACCATCAAATCTAACCTTCTGAATTGGGAACATTTTATGCTTGAGTTTCCCGCCATTGAAAGAGTTAGCAGAAAAGTGGCAGAAATACTTATGCTTAATTATAAAGAGCATGTCAACTTGCTGATGAAATCCAACCCCGAAGAGCGTTACAGGTATTTGCTGGATACCAATCCCGATTTGGTAAAGCGTATTTCGGTAACGCATCTTGCCCAATATTTAGGAATTTCCAGAGAAACACTCAGCAGAATAAGAGCAAAAATATCAGTAAGCAGCATTTTGTGA